The following proteins come from a genomic window of Pelagicoccus albus:
- a CDS encoding ribonucleoside triphosphate reductase — MKKPTNTSPLQSALSSYQLSDRLLDHLKVALNESATPFSAELYANIALRLESGQEESSILNEYEVAEEELASLGMVKALKAFWKNTREEAEGSEVKSNERDTLISAKQAVEEYINKVDWRINANANVGYSHAGLINQSAGKLVANYWLDQIYTDEEGEAHRRADYHIHDLDNLSGYCAGWSLRVLLDEGFNGVDGRVSSKPANHFNEALGQMANFLGILQSEWAGAQAFSSFDTYLAPLLFKDQLDFKETKKAIRRFVYNLNVPARWGQSPFTNITLDFTPPKDLSTQYPSRNYRHLFENVQDERLEQIARERGVEKLTDLRYKHFQEEMEMIDVAYYEVMTEGDSHEQPFTFPIPTVNITEDFDWDSAAADALFENTAKVGNSYFQNFIGSQWMFDDEGNKVPNPDAYQPDAVRSMCCRLQLDLRELLKRGNGLFGSAEMTGSIGVVTLNMARLGYRFKGDWDGLKAETVRLMDLAKDTLEKKRVFVQSLFDRGLFPYSKRYLPHFRNHFSTIGVNGLNEMLRNFSEDRFDIANEEGMRHAIELLDMVRDRMKKYQEETGNLYNLEATPAEGTTYRFAKEDAKRFPGILQSGSGENIYYTNSSQLPAGYTDDPFYALEKQDELQCKYTGGTVLHLYMDERLDNGRACAKFVKSALSSFRLPYLTVTPVFSVCDDHGYLNGEQADCPHCGKATQVWTRVMGYHRPVSSFNRGKKGEHGDRKHFSLTANPHLPLFE, encoded by the coding sequence ATGAAAAAGCCCACCAATACCTCGCCTCTACAATCAGCCCTTTCTTCATATCAACTTTCAGATCGCTTGCTGGATCATCTGAAGGTCGCGCTCAATGAGAGTGCCACTCCATTTTCCGCTGAGCTTTATGCCAATATCGCTCTTCGTTTGGAGAGTGGACAGGAGGAGAGTTCTATCTTGAATGAATATGAGGTAGCGGAAGAGGAGCTTGCGTCTCTCGGTATGGTGAAAGCCCTCAAAGCCTTTTGGAAAAATACTCGCGAGGAGGCTGAGGGAAGCGAGGTTAAGTCCAACGAACGCGACACGCTTATCAGTGCCAAGCAAGCGGTTGAGGAGTATATCAACAAGGTTGATTGGCGTATCAATGCGAACGCGAATGTTGGATACAGCCACGCTGGTCTGATCAATCAGTCCGCAGGCAAGTTGGTGGCGAACTACTGGCTAGACCAAATCTATACCGATGAAGAGGGGGAAGCCCATCGTCGAGCTGACTACCATATCCACGACCTTGATAATCTCTCCGGTTATTGCGCAGGCTGGAGTCTGCGAGTGTTGCTCGACGAAGGTTTCAACGGCGTCGATGGACGCGTTTCGAGCAAGCCGGCGAACCACTTCAACGAAGCCCTCGGGCAGATGGCCAACTTCCTAGGCATTTTGCAGTCTGAGTGGGCAGGAGCCCAGGCGTTTAGCTCTTTCGACACTTATCTGGCTCCATTGCTTTTCAAGGACCAGCTCGATTTCAAGGAAACGAAGAAGGCGATTCGTCGATTTGTGTATAATCTGAATGTACCCGCTCGGTGGGGACAGAGCCCGTTCACGAACATTACGCTCGATTTCACTCCGCCTAAGGACCTTTCCACTCAGTACCCAAGCCGTAACTACCGCCATCTCTTCGAAAATGTGCAAGACGAGCGGCTCGAACAAATCGCTCGTGAGCGGGGTGTGGAGAAGCTTACTGACCTTCGCTACAAGCATTTCCAGGAGGAGATGGAAATGATCGACGTCGCCTACTACGAGGTGATGACGGAGGGTGATAGCCACGAGCAGCCGTTCACATTTCCGATTCCGACCGTAAATATCACGGAAGATTTCGACTGGGATTCCGCCGCCGCGGACGCGCTTTTTGAAAACACCGCCAAGGTGGGTAACTCCTATTTTCAGAATTTCATCGGTAGCCAGTGGATGTTCGATGATGAGGGGAACAAGGTCCCGAATCCCGACGCTTACCAGCCCGATGCGGTTCGAAGCATGTGCTGCCGCTTACAGCTCGATCTCAGAGAGCTGCTCAAGCGAGGAAATGGATTGTTTGGGTCGGCGGAGATGACTGGTTCTATTGGTGTTGTTACTCTGAACATGGCTCGTCTCGGCTATCGTTTTAAAGGAGATTGGGATGGTCTTAAAGCCGAGACAGTTCGCCTTATGGATCTGGCTAAGGATACCTTGGAGAAAAAGCGCGTTTTTGTGCAGAGCCTTTTTGACCGCGGCCTCTTCCCTTATAGCAAGCGCTACCTGCCGCACTTTCGAAACCACTTCAGCACCATTGGCGTGAACGGCCTCAACGAGATGTTGAGGAACTTCTCCGAAGACCGATTCGATATCGCGAATGAAGAGGGAATGCGGCACGCTATCGAGCTTTTGGACATGGTACGCGATCGCATGAAGAAGTATCAGGAAGAGACCGGTAACCTTTATAATCTGGAAGCGACTCCCGCGGAAGGAACTACTTACCGATTCGCCAAGGAAGATGCGAAACGCTTCCCCGGTATCTTGCAGTCCGGAAGCGGCGAAAATATCTACTACACCAATAGCAGCCAATTGCCCGCGGGCTACACCGACGATCCCTTCTATGCGCTTGAGAAGCAGGACGAGCTGCAGTGCAAGTACACGGGCGGGACCGTGCTGCACTTGTACATGGATGAGCGGCTCGACAATGGCCGGGCCTGCGCGAAGTTCGTTAAGTCCGCTTTGAGTAGTTTCCGTTTACCGTATCTCACGGTGACGCCGGTTTTCTCCGTGTGCGACGATCATGGATACCTGAATGGTGAACAGGCGGATTGTCCGCACTGCGGAAAAGCGACTCAGGTCTGGACTCGCGTCATGGGCTATCACCGTCCTGTGAGCAGCTTCAATCGAGGCAAGAAGGGAGAGCACGGGGATAGAAAGCATTTCTCTCTGACCGCGAACCCACACCTGCCCCTATTTGAGTAA
- a CDS encoding cobyric acid synthase produces MKAISILGSSSNAGKSWVATALCAWLRKQGIKVAPFKAQNMANNAFATLAGGEIGVAQAVQAEACGLLPRVEMNPILLKPNGPDGSQIVRLGVAGETRSAASYYETVEESWRIVQQTLDGWKSECDVLVLEGAGSPVELNLMTRDIVNLRPVEYLDGRWILVSNIEFGGVFAQVFGTWNLLPPAMQARGLGTIVNRFRGDLSLFSDAADVFRERMKLPYLGCLPFDGSLRIDDEDSLNAEASIPKDGTPYIAWIKYPRISNSQDQLPWQNDIGIQSIWTDSPKVVEGATAVVLPGSKNTLSDLAWLKERGLASAVVGGAKRGIPVVGICGGKQMLGRVLRDPQTGEDARGLELLPIETEFLPSKRVVRNESRRAGEVWQTFEIHTGESSIVESVPFEPLCESRPAGEGDFDSDGMKIGKVWGTYQHGIFDAVSMRELLLSDACIEGVQVCRSDWRESRMSIYDRMADCLDMYLDLDTVKRYLGL; encoded by the coding sequence GTGAAAGCGATCTCGATCCTCGGCTCTTCGTCCAACGCGGGTAAAAGCTGGGTTGCCACCGCTCTGTGCGCGTGGCTGCGAAAACAGGGGATAAAGGTAGCTCCGTTCAAAGCCCAGAATATGGCCAACAATGCCTTCGCCACCCTGGCAGGCGGAGAGATCGGCGTCGCTCAAGCCGTGCAAGCCGAAGCCTGTGGATTGTTGCCTCGGGTCGAAATGAACCCGATTTTGCTCAAGCCCAACGGTCCGGATGGCTCGCAAATCGTACGTCTCGGAGTGGCGGGAGAGACGCGGAGCGCAGCGAGCTATTACGAAACGGTCGAAGAGTCGTGGCGGATCGTACAGCAAACTTTGGATGGATGGAAATCCGAGTGCGATGTGTTGGTGCTGGAGGGGGCTGGCAGTCCGGTGGAACTGAATCTTATGACACGAGACATCGTCAATTTGCGTCCTGTAGAGTATCTAGATGGTCGTTGGATACTCGTCTCGAATATAGAGTTCGGCGGGGTTTTTGCGCAAGTGTTCGGGACCTGGAATCTTTTGCCTCCCGCCATGCAAGCCCGTGGCTTGGGTACCATCGTAAACCGGTTTCGCGGTGATTTGTCCCTGTTCTCTGATGCGGCCGATGTTTTTCGCGAAAGGATGAAGCTGCCCTATCTCGGATGTCTGCCTTTCGACGGCTCGCTGCGAATCGATGACGAAGACAGTCTAAATGCGGAGGCTTCGATTCCTAAGGACGGGACCCCGTACATCGCTTGGATTAAGTATCCGCGCATCTCGAATTCGCAGGATCAGCTGCCTTGGCAAAACGATATTGGTATCCAGTCGATTTGGACAGATTCTCCGAAGGTAGTGGAAGGGGCGACCGCAGTCGTTCTACCGGGGAGTAAAAACACGCTTAGCGATCTGGCTTGGCTGAAAGAACGCGGGCTCGCTTCTGCAGTGGTGGGCGGCGCTAAAAGGGGCATACCGGTGGTAGGCATTTGTGGAGGGAAGCAAATGCTGGGACGTGTATTGCGCGATCCGCAAACTGGCGAAGATGCTCGAGGCTTGGAATTGCTCCCGATCGAAACCGAGTTTTTGCCAAGCAAACGCGTGGTTCGAAATGAATCTAGGCGAGCCGGCGAGGTTTGGCAGACATTCGAGATCCATACCGGTGAGAGCTCGATAGTAGAATCCGTCCCATTCGAACCGCTGTGCGAGAGTCGCCCTGCGGGGGAGGGCGATTTCGATTCGGATGGTATGAAGATCGGAAAGGTTTGGGGCACCTATCAGCACGGGATATTTGATGCGGTTTCGATGCGGGAGCTTCTGCTAAGCGATGCGTGCATCGAAGGAGTCCAGGTATGCCGGAGCGATTGGCGAGAATCTCGTATGTCGATCTATGACCGCATGGCCGATTGCTTGGATATGTATCTAGATTTGGATACGGTCAAACGCTACCTCGGTCTCTGA
- a CDS encoding acyl-CoA thioesterase encodes MFKEIKRFPRVDFSASIQFRITDHNYGDHVANNVFVEYLHEARVQFLASLGYTEKDLAGVALIMSELCIKFTKQAFYPGSLRLDIAVANLRPTRFDLYYRGYDEEGGLTLLAKSEMAAFDPSSGKPIRMPEVFAGRFQG; translated from the coding sequence ATGTTTAAAGAGATCAAACGTTTCCCTCGGGTAGACTTCAGCGCCAGTATTCAATTCCGGATTACTGACCATAACTATGGCGATCATGTCGCCAACAACGTGTTCGTGGAATACTTGCACGAAGCCAGGGTGCAGTTTCTAGCCAGTCTTGGTTACACCGAAAAGGATCTGGCCGGGGTGGCCCTGATCATGTCGGAACTATGCATAAAGTTCACCAAGCAAGCCTTCTATCCGGGTTCGCTACGACTGGACATCGCGGTCGCTAATTTGCGGCCAACCCGCTTCGATCTCTACTACCGTGGCTATGACGAAGAGGGCGGACTGACTCTTTTGGCAAAATCGGAGATGGCGGCATTCGATCCCAGCTCTGGCAAGCCTATTAGGATGCCAGAAGTCTTCGCCGGACGCTTTCAAGGGTAA
- a CDS encoding anaerobic ribonucleoside-triphosphate reductase activating protein, whose product MLSKPHNIPLVSLTTFTLQDFPNKSACILWFTGCQMRCSYCHNPDLALGGGRRISVEDTLAFLRKREPLLDGVVFSGGECLLSSGVEQLVREVKKIGYAVKIDTNGAKPERLKTLIDEGVVDYVAMDFKSPLEDYENLTGWNRTELWEKSFEILQCSGVEYELRTTVHADLIDETTVGLMMDYLEKNEYRGSYWLQHFQASGRTLGDIAEPSRRFDLSRLDLQRPFSVKFRNFSDHEVKQALRG is encoded by the coding sequence ATGTTATCCAAACCCCACAATATCCCTCTTGTTTCCCTCACTACCTTCACACTGCAGGATTTCCCTAATAAGTCTGCTTGTATCCTTTGGTTTACTGGCTGCCAAATGCGTTGCTCCTATTGCCACAACCCAGATTTGGCCTTGGGTGGCGGGAGGCGTATCAGCGTGGAGGATACGCTGGCGTTTTTGAGGAAACGAGAACCTTTGCTCGATGGAGTCGTATTCTCTGGAGGCGAATGTTTGCTTAGCTCTGGAGTTGAGCAGCTGGTCCGCGAGGTCAAAAAGATCGGTTATGCGGTAAAGATCGATACGAACGGGGCGAAGCCAGAACGCTTAAAAACTTTAATCGATGAAGGGGTAGTCGACTACGTGGCGATGGACTTCAAGTCTCCGCTCGAAGACTACGAGAATTTGACCGGGTGGAACCGCACTGAGTTGTGGGAAAAGAGCTTCGAGATTCTACAGTGCAGCGGAGTCGAATACGAACTTCGTACGACGGTTCATGCGGATCTGATCGACGAAACGACGGTTGGACTGATGATGGATTATCTCGAGAAGAACGAGTATCGAGGGAGCTACTGGCTGCAGCATTTTCAGGCGTCCGGCCGCACCTTGGGCGACATCGCTGAACCGAGTCGCCGCTTCGATCTCAGTCGTCTCGACTTGCAAAGACCGTTCTCGGTCAAGTTTCGAAACTTTTCGGATCACGAGGTGAAGCAAGCGCTTCGAGGCTAA
- a CDS encoding DUF2103 domain-containing protein, translating into MPSRGRHQSTSKECQRTIAKIEAMEGVVGVIIGRSYGGKSLGGGGKTGAVKIQREQPGGLKAVTQTAKGLQELFIRTDTRKNPEITEAIEKL; encoded by the coding sequence ATGCCCTCCCGCGGACGCCACCAAAGCACTTCCAAAGAATGCCAGCGCACCATCGCCAAGATCGAAGCGATGGAGGGGGTCGTCGGCGTGATCATCGGGCGTTCCTACGGTGGAAAGTCTCTCGGGGGAGGCGGAAAAACGGGTGCTGTGAAGATCCAGCGCGAGCAGCCTGGGGGCTTGAAGGCGGTTACTCAGACAGCAAAAGGCCTGCAGGAACTATTCATCAGGACTGATACTAGGAAGAATCCGGAGATTACCGAAGCAATCGAAAAGCTGTAA
- a CDS encoding cold-shock protein, which translates to MSKGTIKWFDQEKGFGFIQQSEGGNDLFVHHSETDGYALNEGDTVEFDIGEGRKGPCAVKVKRI; encoded by the coding sequence ATGTCAAAAGGAACTATTAAGTGGTTTGATCAGGAAAAGGGCTTCGGCTTCATTCAGCAGAGTGAGGGAGGTAACGACCTTTTCGTTCATCATTCCGAGACTGACGGGTACGCCCTCAACGAAGGTGACACCGTAGAATTTGATATCGGCGAGGGGCGTAAGGGTCCTTGTGCCGTAAAAGTTAAGAGAATCTAA
- a CDS encoding rhomboid family intramembrane serine protease translates to MNATVTLTICIITGVITQIALMKPEVLRRLLFVPDAILKGQQWDRLFSSALIHADWMHAGFNLFALYSFGSSIEYLYGWKSLVVIYVFAVAGGSLLSLYLHRNQSYAALGASGGVSGVIFATIFLVPGTGVSLFFIPIAIPGNIFALLYLLGSFYGLRKKKGNIGHDAHFGGAIVGLVFAFLIRPSFCFEDPLFFFGSAFAAVACLVILYLDPQNLSGKLLPDLKGSNRRN, encoded by the coding sequence ATGAACGCTACAGTCACCCTTACCATCTGCATCATTACAGGTGTAATCACCCAAATCGCACTCATGAAACCGGAGGTCCTTCGCCGCCTCCTTTTCGTCCCCGATGCGATTCTCAAAGGACAACAATGGGATCGCCTCTTTTCCAGTGCGTTGATCCACGCTGACTGGATGCACGCGGGCTTCAATCTATTCGCCCTCTATTCATTTGGGAGTTCGATCGAATACCTCTATGGCTGGAAGTCGCTTGTCGTGATTTACGTATTCGCTGTGGCAGGAGGATCGTTGCTTTCCCTTTACTTACACCGGAACCAGAGCTACGCCGCGTTGGGAGCCTCGGGCGGAGTATCGGGAGTAATCTTCGCCACCATTTTCCTAGTACCAGGCACCGGAGTAAGCCTCTTCTTTATACCGATCGCCATTCCTGGAAACATTTTTGCCCTACTCTACCTTCTAGGTTCCTTCTACGGCTTGCGTAAAAAGAAGGGAAACATCGGGCACGACGCCCACTTTGGTGGAGCAATCGTCGGACTTGTATTTGCCTTTCTCATACGCCCAAGCTTCTGCTTCGAGGATCCCCTCTTCTTTTTTGGCTCCGCGTTCGCTGCGGTCGCCTGCCTCGTTATCCTATATCTCGACCCTCAGAATCTAAGCGGCAAATTGCTCCCGGACCTCAAAGGCTCCAACCGGCGAAACTAA
- a CDS encoding rhomboid family intramembrane serine protease, translating into MLRLFALYFPYNDRVHIWQLVTHMFMHGNLAHIMFNMFGLYTFGIHLERIWGAKRFLIFYFLSGIGAAAIFSGINVYEFGTFVSYLTSNNVPAETIQRFLDTGAPQSNLLRFLNVEEQTTFLSLYWSSMVGASGALYGVLVAFALLFPNAKMMLIFLPVPVAAKYFVPVLLLIDLFSGVTGFSLFGGGIAHFAHIGGAIIGFLLMLYWRKKLPPRHYY; encoded by the coding sequence ATGCTCCGCCTATTTGCCTTGTATTTCCCGTACAATGATCGCGTACACATCTGGCAGCTAGTTACACACATGTTCATGCACGGGAACCTCGCCCATATCATGTTCAACATGTTCGGGCTCTACACCTTCGGCATACATCTGGAGAGAATCTGGGGGGCAAAACGCTTTCTGATCTTCTATTTCCTCTCGGGAATCGGAGCCGCTGCCATCTTCTCAGGTATTAATGTCTACGAGTTCGGAACCTTTGTAAGCTACCTCACGAGCAACAATGTCCCCGCCGAAACCATACAGCGGTTTCTGGATACTGGTGCCCCGCAATCCAATCTCTTGCGCTTTCTCAACGTTGAAGAGCAAACCACATTTTTGTCGCTTTATTGGAGCAGCATGGTTGGAGCGTCTGGAGCTTTGTACGGCGTATTGGTCGCCTTCGCCCTGCTTTTCCCAAATGCGAAGATGATGCTGATCTTCCTGCCAGTGCCCGTCGCGGCGAAGTATTTCGTCCCGGTCCTACTTCTGATCGACCTGTTCTCTGGCGTGACAGGATTCTCGCTTTTTGGAGGAGGCATAGCTCACTTCGCCCATATCGGAGGGGCCATCATAGGCTTCTTACTCATGCTCTACTGGCGGAAGAAACTACCGCCCCGGCACTACTACTGA
- a CDS encoding alkaline phosphatase PhoX translates to MNSSKVSVSKRAFAYASAASALAFAAPAFAGGSDVWFTPLTESATVLSPNDVAELMEPWIAPSGLMQVNLVSLHEVEDQVLSPLQSIVRVPAGNSSSMFDMMAYDDTGDFLFIPHETPFGAGVSRHDIHGRSTETLFNGDGGGNDGDWSNDWGAFDPCRFTPNGTLFLAEEWTGEGRVMEVLNPFAAPEDIAVRELDSIANVAHEGINFSLQDPRVIYYIDEWNSGSIYKFVMKRAGDYTRGQTFVLKVDAYEGDPAEYWNEGTNVDAARTGVATWVPLTDRRGNVLSGITDPFRNGPTTDPRTDPTVRGGRPAADDVNATPYGRPEDMEVAELANGNEVLYICMTSEQTVYSIEILSKEKAIVGKLVDGSVTPKNVGFAPTTAVLNSPDNLAQDAAGNIYIIEDAPNGSSTGGDIWFARDVDNDGVAESLDHFLSLQVDGSEATGMIFNPTKPTEFVVAVQHPDSTNLDSVPEGLGDSVWKFEISDSEFDRAVQIKQLKDYWKRRKSPFWGKLWW, encoded by the coding sequence ATGAACTCCTCAAAAGTTTCAGTTTCCAAGCGCGCTTTCGCCTATGCGTCAGCAGCTTCCGCTTTGGCATTCGCAGCTCCTGCGTTTGCTGGCGGATCAGACGTATGGTTCACACCACTCACAGAATCAGCCACCGTATTGTCTCCCAATGATGTGGCTGAGCTCATGGAACCTTGGATCGCTCCCTCCGGCTTGATGCAAGTCAATCTCGTCAGCCTCCACGAAGTTGAAGACCAGGTTCTTAGTCCTCTTCAATCCATCGTGCGTGTGCCTGCAGGAAATTCTTCCTCGATGTTTGATATGATGGCCTACGACGACACCGGTGACTTTCTTTTCATCCCTCATGAAACGCCATTTGGCGCGGGCGTCTCCCGCCACGATATTCATGGCCGTTCAACCGAAACCCTTTTCAATGGCGACGGAGGAGGAAACGATGGCGATTGGAGCAACGACTGGGGTGCATTCGACCCATGTCGCTTTACTCCAAACGGGACGCTTTTCCTTGCTGAGGAGTGGACTGGTGAAGGTCGGGTGATGGAGGTTTTGAATCCATTCGCTGCCCCAGAGGACATTGCAGTTCGCGAATTGGATAGCATCGCAAACGTAGCTCACGAAGGGATCAACTTCAGCCTGCAAGATCCTCGTGTCATCTACTATATTGACGAGTGGAATTCTGGTTCGATCTACAAGTTCGTAATGAAGCGTGCGGGAGATTACACACGTGGACAGACCTTTGTTCTTAAGGTGGACGCATACGAAGGTGATCCAGCCGAATACTGGAATGAAGGTACAAATGTTGACGCCGCCCGTACAGGTGTCGCGACTTGGGTGCCTTTGACGGATCGTCGTGGCAATGTTCTCTCGGGAATCACCGATCCTTTCCGCAATGGTCCGACCACAGATCCCCGCACAGATCCAACGGTTCGTGGCGGACGTCCCGCGGCGGACGATGTGAACGCCACTCCGTACGGTCGTCCTGAAGATATGGAAGTAGCGGAGTTGGCCAATGGAAATGAAGTCCTCTACATCTGTATGACTTCCGAGCAGACTGTTTACTCTATCGAGATTCTCAGCAAGGAGAAGGCGATCGTTGGCAAATTGGTCGACGGTAGCGTAACCCCAAAGAACGTCGGTTTCGCTCCGACCACAGCTGTATTGAATTCTCCTGACAACCTCGCCCAAGACGCAGCTGGCAACATTTACATCATCGAAGATGCTCCCAATGGTTCTAGCACCGGCGGTGATATTTGGTTCGCCCGCGATGTCGATAACGACGGTGTTGCCGAGTCGCTCGACCATTTCCTCAGCTTGCAGGTTGATGGTTCCGAGGCCACCGGTATGATCTTCAACCCAACCAAGCCAACTGAGTTCGTAGTGGCTGTTCAGCACCCTGACAGCACTAACTTGGATTCAGTACCTGAAGGTCTTGGTGATTCTGTTTGGAAGTTTGAAATCTCGGATAGCGAGTTCGATCGCGCGGTGCAGATCAAGCAGTTGAAAGATTACTGGAAGCGTCGCAAGAGCCCTTTCTGGGGTAAGCTTTGGTGGTAA
- a CDS encoding alpha-L-arabinofuranosidase C-terminal domain-containing protein, translated as MNRLKTTLLAVATSTLLPMTHSATDKPSESIELDLSQTSEAISPFIYGQFIEHMGRCIYGGIWAEMLEDRKFYFPITEDYDPYKSLQDTAYPVVGASPWEILGSASGVSMVREDSFVGEFTPKVSAGSGFRQNDLATIEDMDYDGYIWLQNAGAERSVVKVTFSTGGNSESSTFTVPEGAYQKFPYTFNAKEETLKASLAVEVLSGEAFVGTLSIMPANNVRGMRADTLELLKELDAPIYRWPGGNFVSGYNWRDGIGDRDRRPPRKNPAWTGVEHNDFGTDEFIDFCREINTEPTIAANTGFGDAYSAAQWVEYCNANGDTIGGQWRVDNGNYEPYNVKYWCVGNEMWGPWQLGFMQLEQYVLKHNEVASAMLDADKDLVLIGVGAVDQINADYDPNQAKAEKLWSVGMMEGSADYMHLISEHFYSGETPWTDAQELEPIEHVVLMRDQIRRISSEHRRLQPEIEELNGKTMYIAMDEWNYWDRQYEYGELGCVYDLKDALGTVVALHEFYRQSDLIKIANYAQTVNVIGCIKTSKTEAEFATTGIVLKLYRAEWQPIPVEVPVDAYGHLDVAASKSEDGKTLTVSIVNPTEEAASFDFSIEGMKLPKEAKVWTITGPDHRSHNAPGAERQVDAVESTAKITKGLKAPALSSVLYRIEL; from the coding sequence TGCCTATGACCCATTCGGCAACTGATAAACCATCGGAGAGCATCGAACTAGACCTCTCCCAAACCAGTGAAGCGATCAGCCCCTTCATCTACGGACAATTCATCGAACATATGGGCCGATGCATCTACGGAGGAATCTGGGCAGAGATGCTGGAAGATCGGAAATTCTATTTCCCGATCACCGAAGACTACGATCCTTACAAATCCCTCCAAGACACAGCCTATCCTGTAGTGGGAGCCTCACCTTGGGAAATTCTCGGCTCAGCGTCGGGAGTGAGTATGGTACGCGAGGACTCATTTGTCGGGGAATTCACCCCCAAGGTCAGTGCGGGATCTGGCTTCCGCCAGAACGACTTAGCCACAATCGAAGACATGGACTACGATGGCTACATCTGGCTGCAGAACGCCGGAGCAGAACGAAGTGTGGTCAAAGTAACCTTCTCAACTGGTGGAAATAGTGAAAGCTCAACATTCACTGTACCAGAGGGCGCGTACCAAAAATTTCCCTACACCTTCAATGCCAAGGAGGAAACCTTGAAAGCGAGCCTAGCGGTCGAAGTTCTCTCTGGCGAAGCATTCGTGGGAACCCTTTCAATTATGCCCGCCAATAATGTGAGAGGCATGCGGGCCGATACGCTCGAGCTTCTCAAAGAGCTCGACGCCCCCATTTACCGCTGGCCAGGCGGCAACTTCGTATCGGGCTACAATTGGCGGGATGGCATCGGCGACCGCGATCGTCGCCCTCCTCGTAAAAACCCAGCTTGGACAGGAGTTGAGCACAACGACTTCGGTACCGACGAATTCATCGACTTCTGTCGGGAGATTAACACCGAGCCAACCATCGCCGCCAATACCGGCTTCGGCGACGCCTACTCCGCGGCCCAGTGGGTCGAGTATTGCAATGCAAACGGCGATACCATCGGCGGCCAATGGCGTGTAGACAATGGAAACTACGAACCGTACAACGTAAAATACTGGTGCGTTGGCAACGAGATGTGGGGCCCTTGGCAGCTTGGATTCATGCAGCTCGAGCAATACGTGCTAAAGCACAACGAAGTCGCCTCCGCCATGCTCGACGCAGATAAGGATCTCGTTCTCATCGGAGTGGGAGCCGTCGATCAAATCAATGCGGACTACGATCCAAACCAAGCGAAAGCCGAAAAGCTGTGGTCGGTGGGCATGATGGAAGGTTCCGCCGATTACATGCACCTCATCTCGGAGCACTTCTACTCTGGCGAAACACCATGGACAGACGCTCAAGAACTCGAGCCCATCGAGCACGTCGTTCTCATGCGAGACCAGATCCGCCGCATATCTAGCGAGCACCGCAGACTTCAACCAGAGATCGAAGAGCTCAACGGCAAGACCATGTATATCGCCATGGACGAATGGAACTACTGGGATCGACAATATGAATACGGCGAACTGGGATGCGTCTACGATCTAAAGGACGCCCTCGGCACCGTAGTCGCCCTGCACGAATTCTATCGTCAAAGCGACCTGATCAAGATCGCAAACTACGCTCAGACCGTAAATGTCATTGGCTGTATCAAAACTTCCAAGACAGAAGCCGAGTTCGCTACCACTGGCATCGTCCTGAAACTTTACCGTGCGGAATGGCAACCCATCCCAGTCGAAGTTCCCGTGGATGCCTATGGACATCTGGACGTAGCCGCCTCCAAATCGGAAGATGGCAAAACCTTGACCGTGAGCATCGTGAACCCAACCGAAGAAGCGGCTTCTTTCGATTTCAGTATCGAAGGAATGAAACTCCCTAAGGAAGCAAAGGTGTGGACTATCACCGGACCAGACCACCGCTCCCACAACGCTCCCGGGGCTGAGCGTCAAGTCGACGCAGTCGAGTCCACTGCTAAGATTACCAAAGGCCTCAAGGCCCCTGCCCTTAGTTCGGTCCTTTACAGAATCGAACTCTAA